TACCGAGGCGGCCGCGGTGATAAACGGTGCGGAGGCGGCGCGCCCGAGAGGTCGACGCCGCGCGCCGGCGGCGAGAGCCTTACGGTCCTGCGACCCCGAACACGGCCGTGAGGAATCGAACGGTCGTCGTGGGACTCGCCGGGACGTTCGTCGGCATGACGGCGCTGCTCGTGATCGGCGGGATCGTCCTCCACCCGATCGCGTTGGCGCTGGCGGCGCCGTTCGCCGCCGTCTCGTACTTCCTCTGGTACCACGCCACCGGGCGCCTCCACGACCAAGCGCGGCGGTCCGCCGAGCAGGCGGGGCCGACGGAGCGCGAGCGCGCCAGACAGCGCGCCCGCGCCGAGACCAACCGAGAGCGCGCGTACCGGGCCGCCGGCGCCGCCGACGGCGGCCGCGGCGCGGGCGGAGGACGGCGGGCCGGCGCTCGCGGGACGGGGGGTCCGAACGGGCCGGGCGGTGCCGGCGGTCGAGACCCCAGAGACCGCGCGCCGGCGGCCGACGCGATGAGCGAGGGCGAGGCGTACGAGACGCTCGGACTCGACCGCACGGCCGACGGCGAGGCGGTCCGGCGGCGGTACCGCGAGCGCGCGAAGCGGCTCCACCCGGACGGCGAGGACGGCGACGAGGAGGAGTTTAAGCGGCTCAACGAGGCGTACGAGGTGCTGAAGGAGTGACGCCGCGGTCGAGGTGAGCTACCGGCCGCCGGCCCGCTCGGCGTCGACCGCGGCGGCGACCGCCCGCTCCGCCTCGTCGTGTTCGGCCCGCGTGTTGACGTTGGTGAACGTCTTCTCGGTCGTCAGCGACCGGATCGCGTCGTCGTCGACGACGACCGCGTCCAGTCGGTCCACCACCGCGAGCACCTTCCGGTCGCCGCGGTCGAGCGCGCGGTCGCAGGCGGCCGCGGCCGGCCCCGTTGCGTACACCGCCTGCGTCGTCTGGTACCAGCGGTCGTCGAGCCGCGGGACGACCGCCTCGACTCCGCCGTCGGCGTCGGCCGCTCCCGCTTCGGTCGTCCCCTCCTCAACCCGCTCGCGCAGCGACGCGAGGAAGGCGGGGTCGACGAACGGCATGTCGCAGGCGACGACGACGGCGTAGGGGTCGGTCGCGGCCCGGCAGGCGTTCCGGATCCCCGCCAGCGGACCCAAGTCCGGGTCCTCGTCGAGCGCCCAGCGGACGGGCAGCGGGACCCCCGACAGGGCCCGCTCGATCGCCTCGCGCTGGTCGGGACGACAGTTGACGACGAGTTCGTCGACGACCGGGTCGCCGCTGCCGGCGCGCTCGGCGCCGGGCGGGACCGGGTCGTCGCTCCCCGCGAGCCGGTCCGCGACCCGGCGGATCATCGGCGCGCCGGCGAGCGGCGCGACGGCCTTGTCCGCGTCT
The sequence above is a segment of the Halorubrum sp. 2020YC2 genome. Coding sequences within it:
- a CDS encoding DnaJ domain-containing protein, which encodes MRNRTVVVGLAGTFVGMTALLVIGGIVLHPIALALAAPFAAVSYFLWYHATGRLHDQARRSAEQAGPTERERARQRARAETNRERAYRAAGAADGGRGAGGGRRAGARGTGGPNGPGGAGGRDPRDRAPAADAMSEGEAYETLGLDRTADGEAVRRRYRERAKRLHPDGEDGDEEEFKRLNEAYEVLKE
- a CDS encoding molybdenum cofactor guanylyltransferase, yielding MTTGAILAGGRSTRFGDADKAVAPLAGAPMIRRVADRLAGSDDPVPPGAERAGSGDPVVDELVVNCRPDQREAIERALSGVPLPVRWALDEDPDLGPLAGIRNACRAATDPYAVVVACDMPFVDPAFLASLRERVEEGTTEAGAADADGGVEAVVPRLDDRWYQTTQAVYATGPAAAACDRALDRGDRKVLAVVDRLDAVVVDDDAIRSLTTEKTFTNVNTRAEHDEAERAVAAAVDAERAGGR